The Lacipirellula parvula genome window below encodes:
- a CDS encoding 4Fe-4S binding protein, with product MIAWLKRVFPWLGNIVEAVATVGAGMWVTLRTWIKTYRPDRKTFTEHFEYPELPVPVAARYRGFHRFDLTTCIACDQCAKACPVDCIYIGKERAQGSKGFKITGYAIDYSKCMFCALCVEPCPVDCIFMGASHDLSCYSRDGCIVDFARLPLDVAWGRATINPTAVAQSKVIVEPVHGGPNQ from the coding sequence ATGATTGCCTGGCTCAAGCGAGTCTTTCCCTGGTTGGGGAATATCGTCGAAGCTGTCGCCACAGTTGGCGCCGGGATGTGGGTAACGTTGCGAACGTGGATCAAGACGTATCGCCCCGATCGCAAGACGTTCACCGAACATTTCGAGTATCCCGAACTCCCCGTGCCAGTCGCCGCGCGCTACCGCGGCTTTCATCGGTTCGATCTCACGACCTGCATCGCGTGCGATCAGTGCGCGAAGGCCTGCCCCGTCGATTGCATCTACATCGGCAAGGAGCGTGCTCAAGGGAGCAAGGGCTTTAAGATCACGGGTTACGCGATCGACTACAGCAAGTGCATGTTCTGCGCGTTGTGCGTCGAGCCCTGCCCCGTCGATTGCATTTTCATGGGGGCGAGCCACGACCTGAGTTGCTACAGCCGCGATGGATGCATCGTCGACTTCGCCCGGCTGCCGCTCGACGTCGCCTGGGGCCGGGCCACGATCAATCCGACGGCGGTCGCGCAGTCGAAGGTGATCGTCGAGCCGGTGCATGGGGGACCGAATCAGTAG
- a CDS encoding ferrochelatase gives MAPAYDAILIVSFGGPEGPDEVLPFLENVLRGKPVPRERMLEVAEHYQHFGGVSPINEQNRQLIAALQAELDEHGPHLPIYWGNRNWHPLLPETLAEMGRDGVKHALAFFTSSFSSYSGCRQYRENIAAAQAEVGPTAPQVDKLRVFYNHPGFIEPMVESLAACVAKIPADRRAAAKVLFTAHSIPMSMAENCRYEVQLAEACRLVAEGAGLAPAQWELVYQSRSGSPHVPWLEPDVCDRINALHAAGELRDLVLVPIGFISDHMEVLFDLDTEARELCDELGVPMQRAATVGVHPRFIQMIRELIVERIDASPDRPALGSLGASHDVCPANCCLYSPQRPASGG, from the coding sequence ATGGCCCCCGCATACGACGCCATCCTGATCGTCTCCTTCGGCGGCCCTGAGGGCCCCGACGAGGTGCTGCCGTTTCTCGAAAATGTCCTCCGCGGCAAGCCGGTGCCGCGCGAGCGGATGCTCGAGGTCGCTGAGCACTACCAACACTTCGGCGGCGTCAGCCCGATCAACGAGCAGAACCGCCAGTTGATTGCAGCCCTGCAGGCGGAACTCGACGAGCACGGTCCGCATTTGCCGATCTACTGGGGCAATCGCAACTGGCATCCGCTGCTCCCCGAAACGCTCGCTGAGATGGGCCGCGACGGCGTCAAGCACGCCCTGGCGTTCTTCACGAGTTCGTTCAGCTCGTACTCCGGCTGCCGGCAGTACCGCGAGAACATCGCCGCTGCCCAAGCCGAGGTTGGCCCCACGGCGCCGCAGGTCGACAAGCTACGCGTCTTCTACAACCATCCCGGCTTCATCGAGCCGATGGTCGAGTCGCTTGCCGCGTGCGTCGCGAAGATCCCCGCCGACCGCCGCGCTGCAGCGAAGGTGCTGTTCACCGCCCACAGCATCCCCATGTCGATGGCGGAGAACTGCCGCTACGAAGTTCAACTCGCTGAGGCCTGTCGGTTGGTCGCCGAAGGCGCCGGCCTCGCGCCTGCACAGTGGGAACTCGTCTACCAAAGCCGCAGCGGCTCGCCCCATGTGCCGTGGCTGGAGCCGGACGTTTGCGACCGGATCAACGCGCTGCACGCCGCCGGCGAGCTTCGCGACTTGGTCCTGGTCCCCATCGGCTTCATCTCCGACCACATGGAAGTGCTGTTCGACCTTGATACCGAGGCCCGCGAGCTTTGTGACGAGCTAGGCGTCCCCATGCAGCGGGCGGCGACGGTGGGCGTTCACCCCCGGTTTATCCAGATGATCCGCGAGCTCATTGTCGAACGAATCGACGCTAGCCCCGATCGACCCGCCCTGGGGTCGCTTGGCGCCAGTCATGACGTTTGTCCGGCCAACTGCTGCCTCTACTCCCCACAACGCCCCGCTTCGGGGGGCTGA
- the csrA gene encoding carbon storage regulator CsrA: MLVLSRKKNESIVINDDITIVVVEIRGDKVRLGVEAPKEVPVHRNEVYEAIRRNQQQGADGEAHEADANAAE, from the coding sequence ATGTTAGTTCTCTCACGCAAGAAGAACGAAAGTATTGTCATCAACGATGACATTACGATCGTCGTGGTGGAAATCCGCGGCGACAAGGTTCGCTTGGGAGTGGAAGCTCCCAAGGAAGTCCCCGTTCATCGCAACGAAGTTTACGAAGCCATTCGTCGCAACCAGCAGCAAGGCGCCGATGGCGAGGCCCATGAAGCCGACGCCAACGCCGCCGAGTAA
- a CDS encoding NADH-quinone oxidoreductase subunit C, which translates to MSLLDQLKEKFGATITGANLENVDPWIEVAPESIVAVCTYLRDEPGLAFDYCNSVTAVDYVHTDEKKAAKSEWQPHLEVVYHLFSMQHKHSLVLKVMLPRWKGDEPGDLPEIDSVAHVWRTADWHERECYDLLGIHFIGHPNLRRILCPEDWVGHPLRKDYEMPLEYHGIRGR; encoded by the coding sequence ATGAGCCTACTAGACCAGCTCAAAGAAAAGTTCGGCGCGACCATCACGGGCGCCAACTTAGAAAACGTCGATCCGTGGATCGAAGTGGCGCCCGAGTCGATTGTCGCCGTCTGCACCTACTTGCGCGACGAGCCGGGCCTGGCGTTCGACTACTGCAACAGCGTCACTGCCGTCGACTACGTCCATACCGACGAGAAGAAGGCGGCGAAGAGCGAATGGCAGCCGCACCTGGAGGTGGTCTACCACCTCTTCAGCATGCAGCACAAACATAGCCTGGTGCTGAAGGTGATGCTGCCGCGGTGGAAGGGCGACGAGCCGGGCGACTTGCCGGAAATTGACTCGGTAGCGCACGTCTGGCGCACCGCCGACTGGCACGAACGCGAATGCTACGACCTCCTCGGCATTCACTTTATTGGCCACCCGAACCTGCGGCGGATCCTCTGCCCGGAAGATTGGGTGGGCCATCCGCTGCGAAAAGATTACGAGATGCCGCTCGAGTACCACGGCATTCGCGGGAGGTAG
- a CDS encoding isochorismatase family protein yields the protein MSDSQPSTNHVSHSPAPLPRSIDLMRPSDTALLLIDAQERLLNVVHEGPRIVWNCRRLLDGANILSVRTAVTEQYPEKLGPTEPSLAERIAAPAHSKLAFSAGACGELFAQWRAEQVERVLLCGIETHVCVAQTAFDLLSAGYQVYVAADATGTRARIDRDVALRRMESAGVTITTTEAALFEWCERAGTPEFKQISALAKELPPGDAPIVGFHAKR from the coding sequence ATGAGCGACTCGCAACCATCTACGAACCACGTTAGCCACTCCCCTGCCCCGTTGCCGCGGAGCATCGACCTAATGCGGCCGAGCGATACGGCGCTATTGCTGATCGACGCCCAGGAGCGATTGCTCAACGTCGTCCATGAGGGGCCGCGGATTGTCTGGAACTGCCGGCGGCTGCTCGATGGCGCCAACATCCTCAGCGTGCGCACGGCGGTGACGGAGCAGTATCCGGAAAAGCTCGGTCCGACCGAGCCGTCGCTGGCGGAGCGGATCGCGGCGCCGGCTCACTCAAAACTCGCGTTTAGCGCCGGCGCGTGCGGCGAGTTATTCGCCCAGTGGCGGGCGGAGCAAGTCGAGCGAGTTTTGCTCTGCGGCATCGAAACGCATGTTTGCGTCGCGCAAACGGCGTTCGATCTGCTGTCGGCTGGCTATCAGGTTTATGTGGCGGCCGACGCGACGGGGACGCGGGCCCGCATTGATCGCGACGTCGCGCTGCGGCGGATGGAGTCGGCCGGCGTGACGATCACGACCACCGAAGCGGCGCTGTTCGAATGGTGCGAGCGGGCGGGGACGCCGGAATTCAAGCAGATCAGCGCGCTGGCGAAAGAGTTGCCTCCGGGCGATGCGCCGATTGTCGGGTTTCATGCGAAGCGCTGA
- a CDS encoding thiamine-phosphate kinase, with protein sequence MELELVRWLSDNLPSHPLLRIGIGDDAAVLRWPRDGELVVTTDAITDQVDFLLAETDPRLVGHKALGVNLSDLAAMAAEPVAAVVSLVLPRNGGAGFDAKGLAVELYHGMLPLAERFGVAIAGGDTNSWDGPLAISVTAFGRTTERGPLRRSGAKAGDAVLVTGALGGSILGRHLSVEPRVREALLLNERYQLSAGMDISDGLALDASRLAAASGCGVALRLETIPVSDDARRLAERDGRSPLEHALGDGEDFELLFTAALDVAEQMVREQPLDVPVTIIGECVAEPGLWRRDTNGVLTSLEASGFRH encoded by the coding sequence GTGGAACTCGAGCTAGTTCGCTGGCTGAGCGACAATCTTCCCTCCCACCCGCTGCTGCGGATCGGGATCGGGGACGACGCCGCCGTGCTGCGTTGGCCCCGCGACGGCGAACTTGTGGTGACCACCGACGCGATCACCGATCAGGTCGATTTTCTTCTGGCGGAGACAGACCCGCGACTCGTGGGGCACAAGGCGCTCGGCGTGAACCTGAGCGACCTCGCGGCGATGGCAGCGGAGCCCGTGGCGGCGGTAGTGTCGCTTGTGTTGCCGCGAAATGGCGGCGCGGGGTTCGACGCCAAGGGACTTGCGGTCGAGCTCTACCACGGGATGTTGCCGCTGGCGGAGCGGTTCGGCGTGGCCATCGCCGGCGGCGATACGAACTCATGGGACGGGCCGCTGGCGATTTCGGTGACGGCGTTTGGGCGGACGACCGAACGGGGGCCGTTGAGGCGAAGCGGGGCCAAGGCGGGCGATGCGGTGCTCGTTACCGGCGCCCTCGGCGGAAGCATTTTGGGGCGGCACCTCAGCGTCGAGCCGCGGGTGCGCGAGGCGCTGCTGCTTAACGAGCGTTACCAGCTGAGTGCGGGGATGGATATCAGCGACGGACTGGCGCTCGATGCGTCGCGACTCGCCGCCGCGAGCGGTTGCGGGGTGGCGCTGCGGCTCGAAACGATTCCGGTGAGCGACGACGCCCGACGGCTTGCCGAACGCGATGGCCGCTCACCGCTTGAACATGCCCTCGGCGACGGGGAAGATTTTGAGTTGTTGTTCACCGCGGCGCTAGACGTGGCGGAGCAGATGGTGCGCGAGCAGCCGCTCGATGTGCCAGTGACGATCATCGGCGAGTGCGTCGCGGAGCCGGGTTTGTGGCGACGCGACACGAACGGCGTATTGACTTCGCTCGAAGCGAGCGGATTTCGCCACTAG
- the hslU gene encoding ATP-dependent protease ATPase subunit HslU, with the protein MKTLTPREITPREIVAELDRHIVGQGAAKRAVAIALRNRWRRQQLEDDLRKEVAPKNILMIGPTGVGKTEIARRLARLTGSPFIKVEASKYTEVGYYGRDVESMVRELIENAIGLVRETERAGVEEEAKRRVTERLLDLLAPAPTTIDIGSDQPDDPHRYERTREKMRAMLLGGELESRQVEIKIEQKTQAMVLPGMGGPGNDHMDVDFQGMLEKIMPKNVVRRTLTVAEARRVLFEQESEALIDKEKVNAKAVELAEQTGMIFIDEIDKIVASEGGRGADVSRQGVQRDLLPIVEGTTVQTRYGYIKTDHILFIAAGAFHTVKPSDLMPELQGRFPIRVELDDLTREDFVRILSEPRNSLTRQYTALMKTEGVEVVFTDDAVAALADYAHRVNQSTQNIGARRLHTIMERLLEELSFEAPEMHMGRVEINAAYVRDRLDEIAQDEDLSKFIL; encoded by the coding sequence GTGAAGACTCTCACTCCCCGCGAAATTACTCCGCGCGAAATCGTTGCCGAGCTCGATCGCCACATCGTCGGCCAAGGCGCCGCCAAACGGGCCGTCGCGATCGCGCTCCGCAATCGCTGGCGGCGGCAGCAACTGGAAGACGACCTCCGCAAAGAGGTGGCGCCGAAGAACATTCTTATGATCGGCCCCACCGGCGTCGGCAAAACCGAAATCGCCCGCCGCTTGGCCCGCCTCACCGGCTCGCCGTTCATCAAGGTTGAAGCGTCGAAGTACACCGAGGTTGGCTACTACGGCCGCGACGTCGAGAGCATGGTCCGCGAACTGATCGAGAACGCCATCGGTCTCGTTCGCGAGACCGAGCGCGCCGGCGTCGAGGAAGAAGCCAAGCGCCGCGTCACCGAACGGCTGCTCGATTTGCTCGCCCCTGCGCCGACGACGATCGACATCGGCTCCGATCAGCCCGACGACCCGCACCGCTACGAACGGACCCGCGAGAAGATGCGGGCGATGCTGCTGGGCGGCGAACTCGAAAGCCGCCAGGTCGAGATCAAGATCGAGCAGAAAACCCAAGCCATGGTCCTCCCCGGCATGGGCGGCCCCGGCAACGACCACATGGACGTCGACTTCCAGGGGATGCTCGAGAAGATCATGCCGAAGAACGTCGTCCGTCGCACGCTCACCGTCGCCGAAGCCCGCCGCGTGTTGTTCGAGCAGGAGAGCGAGGCGCTGATCGACAAAGAGAAGGTCAACGCGAAGGCGGTGGAACTTGCCGAGCAGACTGGCATGATCTTCATCGACGAGATCGACAAGATCGTCGCCAGCGAAGGTGGCCGCGGCGCCGACGTTTCCCGTCAAGGCGTCCAGCGCGACCTGCTGCCGATCGTCGAAGGGACGACCGTGCAGACTCGCTATGGCTACATCAAGACCGACCACATCTTGTTCATCGCCGCGGGGGCGTTCCACACGGTGAAGCCGTCCGACTTGATGCCGGAACTACAGGGACGGTTCCCGATTCGCGTGGAACTCGACGACCTCACGCGGGAAGATTTCGTGCGGATCCTCTCCGAGCCGCGCAACTCGCTCACCCGCCAGTACACGGCGCTGATGAAGACCGAAGGGGTCGAGGTCGTTTTCACCGACGACGCGGTCGCGGCGCTTGCCGACTACGCCCACCGCGTGAACCAGTCGACGCAAAACATCGGCGCCCGCCGCTTGCACACGATCATGGAGCGGTTGCTTGAGGAGCTTTCGTTCGAAGCCCCCGAGATGCACATGGGCCGCGTCGAGATCAACGCCGCCTACGTCCGCGACCGCTTGGACGAAATCGCCCAAGACGAAGACTTAAGCAAGTTCATCCTGTAG
- a CDS encoding carbon storage regulator, translated as MLAPTPGEMEIPNVLVVSRKIGERILIGDKIAITVVKVSGGAVRLGVEAPAELAVMREELAIEIEESQKAALDETEIFGK; from the coding sequence TTGCTAGCCCCCACGCCGGGCGAGATGGAGATCCCCAACGTGCTGGTAGTCTCTCGAAAAATCGGCGAACGCATTCTCATTGGCGACAAGATCGCCATCACCGTGGTGAAAGTCTCGGGTGGAGCGGTGCGCCTCGGCGTCGAAGCCCCCGCCGAACTCGCCGTCATGCGCGAAGAGCTCGCGATCGAAATCGAAGAGTCGCAGAAGGCGGCGCTCGACGAAACCGAAATCTTCGGCAAGTAG
- the murB gene encoding UDP-N-acetylmuramate dehydrogenase: MTLVSGFEKIVRQQEPLAERTWLRLGGPAEFFAEPNSVDELAALVRRCRNEDVPIRLMGGGSNVLVRDEGVNGMVVSLTSPAFSQIRIAGNRLTAGGGVKLAHAISETVRAGLAGLEPLVGIPGTVGGALHGNSGSRAGDIGQWACRATVMTRAGDIVHRNREDLVFAYRQSSLDELVILSGEFQLEQDDPAQLTKRMQKQWIVKKAGQPLSHQNVACVFKNPRGMSAGMLIEQAGLKGTRVGGVEVSQRHANFIVAGDGASSQDVLRLIDLIRSRVAERLGVELETELEIW, from the coding sequence ATGACCCTGGTAAGCGGCTTTGAGAAAATCGTTCGGCAACAAGAGCCGCTAGCGGAGCGCACATGGCTCCGGCTGGGCGGTCCTGCCGAATTCTTTGCCGAGCCCAATTCGGTCGACGAATTGGCTGCTCTCGTTCGCCGCTGCCGTAACGAAGACGTGCCGATCCGCCTGATGGGCGGAGGTTCAAACGTCCTCGTTCGCGACGAAGGGGTCAATGGGATGGTCGTGAGCCTCACGAGCCCCGCATTCTCGCAGATCCGTATCGCCGGCAATCGGCTCACTGCCGGCGGCGGCGTCAAGCTGGCCCACGCGATCAGCGAAACCGTGCGGGCTGGGCTGGCTGGCCTGGAGCCGCTCGTGGGCATCCCCGGCACCGTCGGCGGCGCCCTCCACGGCAACAGCGGCAGCCGCGCCGGCGACATCGGCCAGTGGGCCTGCCGGGCGACGGTGATGACCCGCGCTGGTGACATCGTGCACCGCAATCGCGAAGACCTCGTCTTCGCCTACCGCCAGAGCAGCCTCGACGAGTTGGTGATCCTCAGCGGCGAGTTCCAGCTCGAGCAAGACGATCCCGCTCAGCTCACCAAGCGGATGCAGAAGCAGTGGATCGTCAAGAAGGCGGGCCAGCCCCTGTCGCACCAGAACGTCGCCTGCGTCTTCAAGAATCCCCGCGGCATGAGCGCCGGGATGCTGATCGAACAGGCGGGCCTCAAGGGGACCCGCGTCGGCGGCGTTGAAGTAAGCCAACGGCACGCCAACTTCATCGTCGCGGGCGATGGGGCGTCGAGCCAGGACGTCCTGCGACTGATCGACCTGATCCGCAGCCGCGTTGCCGAGCGGCTGGGCGTGGAGCTCGAGACCGAGCTTGAGATCTGGTAG
- the hslV gene encoding ATP-dependent protease subunit HslV: protein MKFRSTTILTVRHNGQVAMGGDGQVTMGQTVVKSDAVKIRRLMDGQVIVGFAGAAADAFALMERLEAKLKDYPANVPRAATELAKEWRMDRALRRLEALVAVVDAKNTLLLSGTGDVIQPSDGILGIGSGGNYALSAARALVNHTNLSAAEIVRHSLDIAGEICVYSNRNIVIEEIK from the coding sequence ATGAAATTCCGCTCCACCACGATTCTCACCGTTCGCCACAATGGCCAGGTCGCCATGGGGGGCGACGGCCAGGTGACGATGGGCCAGACGGTCGTCAAAAGCGACGCCGTGAAAATCCGCCGGCTGATGGATGGCCAAGTCATCGTCGGCTTCGCCGGCGCCGCGGCCGATGCCTTTGCACTGATGGAACGCCTCGAAGCGAAGCTGAAGGATTACCCCGCCAACGTTCCCCGCGCGGCGACGGAACTGGCGAAGGAGTGGCGGATGGATCGCGCGCTCCGCCGGCTTGAGGCGCTCGTCGCTGTGGTCGACGCGAAGAACACGCTGCTCCTCTCCGGCACCGGCGACGTCATCCAACCGAGCGACGGTATTCTCGGCATTGGCTCCGGCGGGAACTATGCCCTCTCCGCCGCGCGGGCGCTCGTGAACCACACCAACCTCTCGGCCGCCGAGATCGTTCGCCACTCGCTCGACATCGCCGGCGAGATTTGCGTCTACTCCAACCGCAACATCGTGATCGAAGAAATCAAGTGA
- the tsaE gene encoding tRNA (adenosine(37)-N6)-threonylcarbamoyltransferase complex ATPase subunit type 1 TsaE codes for MFEFVAKSEADTERLGAALADALPGGTAVALIGTLGAGKTRLVQAFAAAHGVPRDEATSPTFVLVNEYQGRLPIYHFDAYRLRDDDEFIELGPDEYFESNGVTFVEWADRVERCLPREYLEIRCEATGETERRFTLAGRGAGRGAGIAAMVEAIAQELR; via the coding sequence ATGTTTGAATTTGTTGCGAAGAGCGAAGCGGATACGGAGCGACTGGGTGCGGCCCTGGCTGATGCCCTTCCTGGCGGGACGGCGGTGGCGCTCATCGGGACGCTTGGCGCCGGGAAGACGCGGCTCGTGCAGGCGTTTGCGGCGGCCCATGGCGTGCCGCGGGATGAGGCGACGAGTCCGACGTTCGTGCTCGTGAACGAATACCAGGGCCGGCTGCCGATTTATCACTTCGACGCCTACCGGTTGCGCGACGACGATGAGTTCATCGAGCTGGGGCCGGATGAATATTTCGAATCGAACGGGGTGACGTTCGTTGAGTGGGCCGATCGCGTCGAGCGCTGCTTGCCGCGGGAGTATTTGGAGATTCGCTGCGAGGCGACGGGAGAGACGGAGCGGCGGTTTACGCTGGCGGGACGCGGGGCGGGACGCGGGGCGGGGATTGCGGCGATGGTTGAGGCGATCGCGCAAGAGCTTCGCTAA
- a CDS encoding NADH-quinone oxidoreductase subunit A — protein sequence MATPIAIVAYLGLFAGLAVAFLFVNLLLGRFLRPRLPNQEKLEVYECGEPTIGSSFVQFDLRFYVVALLFIIFDVEVAFFFPWATVFGKATQLTAPNMPVVMADLDPERGSAEELTPQATERLRELGVRNPSQATIGALSPAEMRELGGSAANGSVMKATVEATSRQMARASLWDIGVFFAVLMVGFAYVWRRGDLDWVRSVRSHAGEVVERVPVTLELEQKRGRAAGSILSA from the coding sequence ATGGCCACGCCCATCGCCATCGTCGCTTACCTCGGCCTGTTCGCGGGCCTGGCGGTGGCGTTTTTGTTCGTGAACTTGCTGCTCGGCCGGTTCTTGCGGCCGCGGTTGCCGAATCAAGAGAAGCTTGAGGTCTACGAGTGCGGCGAGCCGACGATCGGTTCGAGCTTCGTGCAGTTCGACCTGCGGTTCTACGTCGTCGCCCTGCTCTTCATTATCTTCGACGTCGAAGTGGCCTTCTTCTTTCCTTGGGCGACGGTCTTTGGCAAGGCAACGCAACTGACGGCGCCTAACATGCCCGTCGTGATGGCCGACCTCGATCCGGAGCGGGGCTCCGCGGAAGAGCTGACGCCGCAAGCGACGGAACGGCTGCGAGAACTTGGCGTCCGCAATCCGTCGCAGGCGACGATCGGCGCCCTCTCGCCGGCCGAAATGCGTGAACTTGGCGGCAGCGCGGCGAACGGCTCGGTGATGAAAGCGACGGTCGAGGCGACTTCTCGCCAGATGGCGCGGGCCTCGCTGTGGGATATCGGCGTGTTCTTCGCGGTGCTGATGGTCGGCTTCGCGTACGTCTGGCGGCGCGGCGATCTGGACTGGGTCCGCTCGGTGCGGAGCCATGCCGGCGAAGTCGTCGAACGGGTGCCGGTGACGTTGGAATTGGAACAAAAGCGCGGGCGGGCCGCGGGATCGATTTTGTCTGCTTAG
- a CDS encoding cell division protein FtsQ/DivIB, giving the protein MARKSSKASDEAAAPATGKSKRSKAVAEEELLDEEVSGGLRPAIADALTRRRFKAAVAIGVVGLMAWGAKSAWRIAAPTIAAREGYLVPADRITVTDPPEWIVSDVRTQVVETAGLDRRLSILDPGFAESVKQPFAMHPWIRSVDRVEKRVPAGVFLEVTYRKPVAVIESPDGDSRKLLPADIMGVLLPAEEVPLIRREHLPRVTGIVGQPPVGQAWEDPRVSGAVEIAAMLGHLWEQLHLQEITPSTRPEVSGSNQYFVYELVSRHGTRIQWGPAPRAKLPGEDSFAVKLERLQECIKKYGPLDSLESPGTINVRGELQVGPRMVKKPSERIVKKPEDDVVK; this is encoded by the coding sequence ATGGCTCGCAAGAGTTCAAAGGCGTCGGATGAAGCAGCCGCCCCCGCGACGGGGAAATCGAAGCGGTCGAAGGCCGTGGCCGAGGAGGAGTTGCTCGACGAGGAGGTCTCCGGCGGACTGCGGCCGGCGATTGCCGACGCGCTGACGCGGCGGCGGTTCAAAGCGGCCGTGGCGATTGGCGTCGTCGGACTCATGGCATGGGGGGCGAAGTCGGCGTGGCGCATCGCGGCGCCGACGATCGCTGCTCGCGAGGGGTACCTCGTTCCCGCGGATCGGATCACCGTGACTGATCCGCCGGAGTGGATCGTCTCCGACGTTCGCACGCAGGTGGTGGAAACTGCCGGCCTCGATCGCCGGCTGTCAATTCTCGACCCCGGGTTCGCGGAGTCGGTGAAGCAGCCGTTCGCGATGCATCCTTGGATCCGCTCGGTCGATCGCGTCGAGAAGCGAGTGCCGGCCGGCGTGTTTCTGGAGGTCACCTATCGCAAGCCAGTGGCGGTGATCGAATCTCCCGATGGCGACTCGCGGAAGCTGCTGCCGGCCGACATTATGGGCGTGCTGCTGCCGGCGGAAGAGGTGCCGCTGATTCGCCGCGAGCACTTGCCGCGCGTGACGGGAATTGTCGGTCAGCCGCCAGTCGGCCAGGCCTGGGAGGATCCGCGCGTTTCCGGCGCCGTGGAAATCGCCGCGATGCTCGGACATCTGTGGGAGCAACTTCATCTGCAAGAGATCACGCCGTCGACGCGGCCGGAGGTCTCCGGCTCCAACCAGTACTTCGTCTATGAACTCGTGTCGCGCCACGGCACGCGGATTCAATGGGGGCCGGCGCCGCGCGCCAAACTGCCGGGCGAGGACTCGTTCGCTGTGAAGCTTGAGCGTCTGCAGGAGTGCATTAAAAAATACGGACCGCTCGACTCCCTTGAATCACCTGGCACGATCAACGTGCGCGGAGAACTGCAAGTCGGCCCGCGGATGGTGAAGAAACCGTCCGAGCGGATCGTCAAGAAGCCGGAAGACGACGTGGTGAAGTAG
- a CDS encoding NADH-quinone oxidoreductase subunit D has translation MATIDDPRTIEFDVRTDEMLVNMGPQHPSTHGVLRLVLRTDGEIVSEVTPHLGYLHRCAEKIGENLTPRQFIPYTDRMDYLAGMNMNLGWALAIEKLMKYEPPEKGRHLRVIIAEMGRIASHLVGMGAYGLDLGTFSPFLYAFRERERILDLFEEVCGARLTYSYITVGGCTADLPNGWLQKCEAFLTQLEPIIVEYHTLLTTNSIFVKRTAAIGVMSAATAIDYGTSGPVLRGSGVDHDLRRDGEEIYTAMYDGYAFEVIVEKNGHYPKDHDYPAVPREAILGDCWHRFYVRMLEVMQSIDLVRQAIDRYSVASGNYGEPMKLNQKLPKGEAYLETEAPRGQMGFYIVSSGDAIPWRARARSSSFCNLSVASELCRDCLIADVPAIVGSLDIVMGEIDR, from the coding sequence ATGGCCACAATCGACGACCCGCGCACCATCGAATTCGACGTCCGCACGGACGAGATGCTGGTCAATATGGGCCCGCAGCATCCGAGCACCCATGGCGTGTTGCGGCTCGTGTTGCGCACCGATGGCGAGATCGTGTCGGAAGTGACGCCGCATCTCGGCTATCTCCATCGGTGCGCCGAGAAGATTGGCGAGAACCTCACGCCGCGGCAGTTCATTCCGTACACCGACCGTATGGACTACCTCGCCGGGATGAACATGAATCTCGGCTGGGCGCTCGCGATCGAAAAGTTGATGAAGTACGAGCCGCCGGAAAAGGGACGGCATCTGCGGGTGATCATCGCCGAGATGGGGCGAATCGCGAGCCATCTGGTCGGCATGGGAGCGTACGGGCTCGACCTCGGCACGTTTAGTCCGTTCCTCTATGCATTCCGCGAGCGGGAGCGGATTCTTGATCTATTCGAAGAGGTCTGCGGCGCGCGGCTTACCTATAGCTACATCACGGTCGGCGGCTGCACGGCTGATCTGCCCAATGGCTGGCTGCAAAAGTGCGAGGCGTTCCTCACGCAGCTTGAGCCGATCATCGTCGAGTATCACACGCTGCTGACGACGAACTCGATCTTCGTCAAGCGGACCGCGGCGATCGGCGTGATGTCGGCCGCGACGGCGATCGACTACGGCACAAGCGGGCCGGTGCTCCGCGGCAGCGGCGTCGATCATGATCTGCGCCGCGACGGCGAAGAAATCTACACCGCCATGTACGACGGCTACGCCTTTGAGGTAATCGTCGAGAAGAACGGCCACTATCCGAAAGATCACGACTACCCGGCCGTGCCGCGCGAAGCGATCCTCGGCGACTGTTGGCACCGGTTCTACGTGCGGATGCTCGAGGTGATGCAGTCGATCGATCTCGTGCGGCAAGCGATCGATCGCTACAGCGTGGCCAGCGGCAACTACGGCGAGCCGATGAAGCTCAACCAGAAGCTGCCGAAAGGCGAAGCGTACTTAGAGACCGAGGCTCCGCGCGGGCAGATGGGCTTTTACATCGTCAGCAGCGGCGACGCGATCCCGTGGCGAGCGCGCGCACGGAGCAGCAGCTTCTGCAACTTGTCGGTGGCGAGTGAGTTGTGCCGCGACTGCCTGATCGCCGACGTACCGGCGATCGTCGGTTCGCTCGACATCGTGATGGGTGAGATTGATCGGTAG